From Caretta caretta isolate rCarCar2 chromosome 3, rCarCar1.hap1, whole genome shotgun sequence, a single genomic window includes:
- the CCNC gene encoding cyclin-C isoform X2, whose translation MAPTCVFLASKVEEFGVVSNTRLISAATSVLKTRFSYAFPKEFPYRMNHILECEFYLLELMDCCLIVYHPYRPLLQYVQDMGQEDMLLPLAWRIVNDTYRTDLCLLYPPFMIALACLHVACVVQQKDARQWFAELSVDMEKILEIIRVILKLYEQWKNFDERKEMATILSKMPKPKPPPNSEGEQGPNGSQNSSYNQS comes from the exons ATGGCTCCTACGTGTGTGTTTTTGGCATCCAAAGTAGAG GAATTTGGTGTGGTCTCAAACACAAGGTTGATTTCTGCTGCTACTTCTGTAT TGAAAACTAGGTTTTCTTATGCCTTTCCGAAGGAGTTTCCTTATAGGATGAATCAT ATATTAGAATGTGAATTCTATCTTTTAGAATTAATG GATTGCTGTTTGATAGTGTATCATCCTTATAGACCTTTGCTCCAATATGTGCAGGATATGGGCCAAGAAGACATGCTGCTACCCCTCGCATG GAGGATAGTGAATGACACATATAGAACTGATCTTTGTCTACTGTACCCTCCCTTCATGATAGCCCTAG CTTGCCTGCATGTGGCCTGTGTTGTCCAGCAGAAGGATGCAAGGCAGTGGTTTGCTGAGTTGTCTGTTGATATGGAGAAG ATTTTGGAAATAATCAGGGTCATTCTAAAACTGTATGAACAGTGGAAGAACTTTGATGAGAGGAAAGAAATGGCTACTATTCTTAGTAAGATGCCTAAACCGAAACCACCTCCAAACAG TGAAGGAGAACAGGGTCCAAATGGAAGTCAGAACTCCAGCTATAATCAGTCTTAA